The following coding sequences are from one SAR324 cluster bacterium window:
- a CDS encoding SUF system NifU family Fe-S cluster assembly protein, which translates to MSESLYRDILKDHMHHQRFAGRLEPADLKAVVHNPLCGDELELTIVLGGDPSEGAQRPIQEARNQVRACSICVASASLMGENIQGLSLEEANNLGTTFREAMETGELPDSPPEFLPPLMAIRKHKSRIRCAALAWNALEECTQQVTNPKSEG; encoded by the coding sequence ATGAGCGAATCGCTCTATCGAGATATCCTCAAAGATCATATGCATCACCAACGTTTTGCTGGCCGGCTGGAACCGGCAGATCTGAAGGCGGTCGTACATAATCCGCTTTGTGGAGATGAACTGGAGTTGACCATTGTGCTGGGTGGCGATCCCTCGGAGGGTGCTCAACGTCCGATTCAAGAAGCCCGTAATCAGGTGCGCGCTTGTTCCATTTGTGTTGCTTCAGCTTCATTGATGGGAGAAAACATTCAGGGTTTGTCTTTGGAAGAAGCAAATAACCTAGGAACTACTTTTCGAGAAGCAATGGAAACGGGTGAATTGCCCGATTCTCCTCCAGAATTTCTGCCCCCGTTGATGGCCATCCGAAAGCACAAGAGCCGCATCCGTTGTGCAGCATTGGCCTGGAATGCGCTGGAAGAATGTACCCAGCAAGTCACTAACCCCAAATCGGAAGGTTGA
- a CDS encoding XdhC family protein — translation MSATLSTNQPETTSSKKGPCPGKLPATGVPSLFGNLSSVSNRGTMSTEYYDKVSELLQNEAAFATATVIKTVGSASAKPGSKSIIGADGMSILGWVGGGCADSAVRETALECLQDGQTRIIEIDLDDEVLGVGMPCGGKMEVYLEPFLPQPELMLVGQGRIAELVAELGRLLHFRVTVNSPGATREDFPFADQLITDDTDYQKINPRLNSYVIVLTQHKGDQQVIQAALRGTPRYIGLVASAKRSRLVVEYLKEGGMDADALRQVLRAPCGLDLGGRTPEEIALSIITEVVKLRHERTGLSMMEVKQCSI, via the coding sequence ATGAGCGCTACTTTGTCAACCAACCAGCCTGAAACTACATCTTCAAAGAAAGGCCCCTGTCCCGGTAAACTTCCGGCGACTGGTGTGCCTAGCCTGTTTGGCAACCTGTCTTCCGTTTCCAACCGAGGAACTATGTCCACTGAGTACTATGATAAAGTCAGCGAACTGCTGCAAAATGAAGCCGCTTTTGCTACAGCTACCGTAATCAAAACAGTCGGTTCAGCTTCGGCCAAGCCTGGCTCAAAGTCAATCATCGGCGCCGATGGTATGTCAATCCTGGGTTGGGTTGGTGGTGGTTGTGCAGACAGCGCTGTCCGAGAGACAGCTCTTGAATGCTTACAGGATGGTCAGACACGAATTATTGAAATCGACCTGGATGATGAAGTGCTTGGTGTTGGGATGCCTTGTGGTGGCAAGATGGAAGTCTATCTGGAGCCTTTTCTGCCCCAACCAGAGTTAATGCTAGTGGGACAAGGCCGGATTGCAGAGTTGGTAGCAGAACTTGGACGGTTGCTGCACTTCCGAGTCACTGTTAACAGTCCAGGAGCAACCCGCGAGGATTTTCCATTTGCCGATCAGTTGATCACCGATGATACCGATTACCAGAAAATCAATCCTAGATTGAACAGCTATGTGATCGTGTTGACCCAGCACAAGGGTGACCAGCAGGTAATTCAGGCAGCTCTGCGTGGCACACCCCGCTACATTGGTCTGGTTGCGAGTGCCAAGCGCTCACGCCTTGTAGTCGAATATCTCAAGGAAGGTGGAATGGATGCGGATGCCTTGCGTCAGGTACTGCGTGCTCCTTGTGGATTGGATTTGGGTGGTAGAACACCTGAAGAGATTGCCCTGAGCATCATCACTGAAGTGGTTAAGCTGCGCCATGAGCGTACAGGCTTATCGATGATGGAAGTCAAGCAGTGCAGTATCTAG
- a CDS encoding (2Fe-2S)-binding protein, with translation MKVSMTVNGVAVSHDVEPRTLLVQFLRENLGLTGTHVGCDTSSCGACTLILNGEAVKSCSLLAAQCEGAEVTTIEGLAASDGTLHPIQEGFREKHGLQCGYCTPGMIMSSVQLLQRNPNPSDQEIRHALEGNFCRCTGYDNIVKAVQWAASQS, from the coding sequence ATGAAGGTATCTATGACTGTCAATGGGGTGGCAGTTTCTCACGATGTAGAACCCCGTACTTTGCTCGTGCAGTTCCTGCGCGAAAATCTTGGACTGACAGGTACCCACGTTGGTTGTGACACTAGTAGCTGTGGAGCTTGTACACTGATCCTCAATGGTGAGGCAGTCAAATCTTGCTCCTTGCTAGCAGCTCAATGTGAGGGGGCAGAAGTAACTACAATCGAAGGACTAGCAGCGAGTGACGGGACTCTGCATCCGATTCAGGAAGGTTTCCGAGAGAAGCACGGACTGCAGTGTGGATACTGCACTCCTGGAATGATTATGTCTTCTGTGCAGTTGCTTCAACGAAATCCAAACCCCAGCGATCAGGAAATTCGCCATGCCCTTGAAGGGAATTTTTGCCGCTGCACGGGTTACGACAACATCGTCAAAGCAGTGCAGTGGGCTGCTTCACAATCCTGA
- a CDS encoding VWA domain-containing protein, whose protein sequence is MLPDSSLIEIPSSKRKSETRFDDLALRREFSANVVGFCRWLRQQGSNVSAPEQMDALKALDAIDLLEEEDFYWSLRTTLAKSNREQEIFDEHFRRFWYVWDKADQLSFRDEEETEAPTVIIDDRPRKQKYLTINDWLNNADQASEEQEAAGYSPFEVVTERDFSDFFAQDLDEVARLINEIGKSLAVRFSRRTKASRQRGPLDLRRTMRSSLRRGGELLDLAHRERKRQKLKLVLLCDVSKSMDLYSRFLIQFLYAFQSVYRRIETFVFSTSLHRVTEILQTEDLEEALNLMSVTVPDWSGGTKIGESFGEFVEQYALSLLNPGTVVLIISDGWDTGDVDLLGESMRIMKSRSRSVIWLNPLMGNPDYRPSTQGMQAALPYIDILASAHNLSSLRRLVRQLAKVQRGRQLRIDMTPRYGT, encoded by the coding sequence ATGCTCCCCGACAGTTCCCTAATCGAAATCCCTTCCTCCAAACGCAAATCAGAGACTCGTTTTGATGACCTGGCTTTGCGACGTGAGTTCAGCGCTAATGTCGTTGGTTTTTGCCGTTGGTTACGACAGCAGGGATCGAATGTCAGTGCACCTGAACAGATGGATGCCCTGAAGGCTTTGGACGCTATTGATTTGTTGGAAGAAGAAGATTTTTACTGGTCCTTACGTACCACTCTGGCCAAAAGCAATCGGGAACAGGAAATTTTCGATGAACACTTCCGACGCTTTTGGTATGTCTGGGATAAAGCAGACCAACTCAGTTTCCGAGACGAAGAAGAGACGGAAGCTCCGACGGTCATCATCGATGATCGCCCTCGTAAGCAGAAGTACCTGACAATCAATGATTGGCTGAATAATGCAGATCAGGCCAGTGAAGAGCAGGAAGCTGCGGGCTACAGTCCTTTTGAAGTAGTGACAGAACGAGATTTCAGTGATTTTTTTGCACAGGACCTAGATGAGGTTGCTCGGCTAATCAACGAAATTGGCAAATCTTTAGCTGTGCGTTTCAGTCGTCGTACCAAGGCCTCCCGACAACGTGGCCCCTTGGACTTGAGACGTACGATGCGCAGTAGTCTGCGACGTGGTGGTGAATTGCTTGATTTGGCCCATCGGGAAAGAAAACGGCAGAAGCTCAAGCTAGTACTGCTCTGTGATGTCAGTAAATCAATGGACCTCTACAGCCGCTTCTTGATCCAGTTTCTATACGCTTTCCAGAGTGTGTACCGCCGGATTGAAACCTTTGTCTTTAGCACTTCGTTGCATCGGGTGACAGAGATCCTGCAAACGGAGGATCTGGAGGAAGCGCTCAATCTAATGTCTGTGACTGTTCCAGATTGGTCTGGAGGTACAAAAATTGGTGAATCCTTTGGTGAATTTGTGGAGCAGTATGCTTTAAGTTTGCTCAATCCAGGCACGGTTGTCTTGATAATCAGTGATGGTTGGGATACAGGTGACGTCGATTTACTTGGTGAGAGTATGCGCATCATGAAATCGCGTTCTCGCAGTGTGATCTGGCTAAATCCATTGATGGGCAATCCGGATTATCGTCCCTCGACACAGGGGATGCAGGCAGCACTTCCCTATATTGATATCTTGGCTTCTGCTCATAATTTGAGTAGCTTACGTCGGCTAGTTCGTCAGTTAGCCAAAGTTCAGCGTGGTAGACAGTTGCGTATTGATATGACTCCGCGCTATGGTACGTGA
- a CDS encoding SufS family cysteine desulfurase, translated as MLEARSDFPILKRVIHGHPLVFLDNAATTQKPQPVLNALLEFLTHSNANIHRGVYQLSEDASDAYEKARQAVADFIGVKDSRRVVFTRGTTESINLVAQSWLRPRLQVGDRIVLTEMEHHSNQIPWQLVAQERQAELDYVSITDSGELELNHLEQLLAQRPRLLAVTAVSNVLGTINPLETILDLAQRYEVPVMVDAAQAVGRIPLEDWAERCDFLAFSGHKLYGPTGIGVLCGRFQRLDEMSPWQGGGGMITKVGRQSSSWAAIPARLEAGTPPIAEAVALQSAIEYVQQWGVSQIRQHEQELVAHALNRLAEEPDVTVYGPSQAVKRTGVVSFDLEGVHPHDVAQILDETGIAVRAGHHCTQVLHERLGVRATVRLSIALYNTLEEIDSAVSALANVRKVFS; from the coding sequence ATGCTTGAAGCCCGCTCAGACTTCCCAATTCTAAAACGGGTGATTCACGGTCACCCGTTGGTTTTCCTCGATAATGCTGCGACGACACAGAAACCTCAGCCTGTTCTGAATGCCCTACTGGAATTCCTGACTCACTCCAACGCCAATATCCATCGTGGAGTCTACCAACTCTCAGAGGATGCGTCTGACGCCTATGAAAAGGCGCGTCAAGCGGTTGCTGACTTCATTGGTGTGAAGGATAGTCGACGCGTTGTTTTCACCCGAGGCACAACCGAGTCCATCAATCTAGTGGCCCAATCTTGGTTGCGACCACGTCTTCAGGTAGGAGATCGGATTGTCCTGACAGAGATGGAACACCACTCCAACCAAATTCCTTGGCAACTGGTTGCGCAGGAGCGACAAGCTGAATTGGATTATGTTTCCATCACAGATTCAGGTGAGTTGGAGCTGAATCATTTGGAACAATTGCTAGCCCAGCGCCCGCGACTGTTGGCTGTGACAGCAGTTTCTAATGTGCTGGGAACAATCAATCCTTTGGAAACGATCCTTGATCTTGCTCAACGTTATGAAGTTCCTGTAATGGTTGATGCAGCGCAAGCCGTTGGTCGGATACCACTGGAAGATTGGGCTGAACGTTGCGATTTTCTCGCTTTTTCTGGTCACAAACTCTATGGTCCTACTGGGATTGGAGTGCTGTGTGGACGTTTTCAGCGATTAGATGAGATGTCACCTTGGCAAGGTGGGGGTGGCATGATCACCAAGGTTGGTCGCCAGAGCTCTAGTTGGGCAGCAATTCCAGCACGATTGGAAGCTGGTACGCCTCCAATTGCCGAGGCAGTTGCTTTGCAGTCCGCAATCGAATACGTGCAGCAATGGGGTGTCTCCCAGATTCGGCAGCACGAGCAGGAACTGGTTGCTCATGCGCTCAACCGCTTGGCAGAGGAGCCAGATGTAACAGTCTATGGACCATCACAGGCCGTGAAGCGTACCGGGGTGGTTTCTTTTGATTTAGAGGGTGTGCACCCACATGATGTGGCGCAAATCCTTGATGAAACAGGAATTGCAGTAAGAGCTGGACATCACTGTACACAGGTCCTGCATGAGCGTCTTGGTGTGCGGGCCACAGTTCGTTTGAGCATAGCGCTCTACAACACGCTTGAGGAAATCGACAGCGCTGTCTCAGCTCTGGCCAATGTACGAAAGGTTTTTTCATGA
- a CDS encoding nucleotidyltransferase family protein — MLSVILLAAGESRRMGERNKLLLPFQESCFLAQIADQILATKPDEFLVVVGHEQERTREALANRPIQFVQNLNYAEGMTTSIRAGVQAASSKALGFMICLSDLPFIETAEYQELMDQFKLLLAENPQLILRPVVGDQPGNPVLFSASYREELLSHVKMEGCRGLIRQYKERVHRHPMNTDHVLRDIDTPEEYERYFVNQPA; from the coding sequence ATGCTCAGCGTAATTTTGCTGGCAGCTGGAGAGTCCCGACGGATGGGAGAGCGCAACAAGCTGCTGCTACCTTTCCAAGAATCTTGCTTCTTGGCCCAAATTGCTGATCAAATTCTTGCAACGAAACCTGATGAATTTCTGGTTGTTGTGGGACATGAACAGGAACGCACTCGAGAAGCCCTAGCTAATCGTCCGATTCAATTTGTGCAGAATCTGAATTATGCCGAAGGCATGACAACCTCGATTCGGGCGGGGGTTCAAGCTGCCTCCTCTAAGGCTCTTGGCTTCATGATCTGTCTCTCAGACTTGCCATTCATTGAGACAGCTGAGTATCAGGAATTGATGGACCAGTTCAAGCTGCTGCTTGCTGAGAATCCTCAACTTATTCTCCGTCCAGTCGTTGGAGATCAACCGGGTAATCCAGTGCTCTTTTCGGCCTCTTATCGCGAAGAGTTGTTGAGTCATGTCAAGATGGAAGGATGTCGGGGATTGATTCGTCAATACAAGGAGCGTGTCCATCGGCACCCAATGAACACAGATCACGTCCTGCGGGATATTGATACACCAGAGGAATATGAGCGCTACTTTGTCAACCAACCAGCCTGA
- a CDS encoding SRPBCC family protein, with the protein MEVTADKNFTINAPVDKVWELLSDPSRVVVCVQGAQLTEIIDDKNFKGKISVKIGPVTSKFNGEGRFEKLDAQNKEMVLQGAGKDTGGKGSASMTMTVKLKEVDGATEVTSSIKLSITGKLAQFGSRMIVAVNDKLIEQFVGKFREVAEGGGEPASAPTPAAPVTVAAAPVATSQPAATTATPTSAADPALEGRVAELEATMKRLETQIRVMQTQLNAEEPEPVNGLQLVGSALKGMFGKK; encoded by the coding sequence ATGGAAGTCACGGCAGATAAAAATTTTACGATCAATGCGCCGGTCGACAAAGTATGGGAACTGTTGAGTGATCCAAGCCGTGTAGTGGTTTGTGTGCAAGGAGCACAACTAACTGAAATTATTGATGATAAAAACTTCAAAGGGAAGATCAGTGTCAAGATTGGGCCTGTCACCAGTAAGTTTAACGGAGAGGGACGGTTTGAGAAGCTAGATGCTCAGAACAAGGAAATGGTACTCCAAGGTGCTGGTAAGGACACGGGCGGTAAAGGTAGCGCTTCTATGACCATGACGGTTAAACTTAAAGAAGTAGACGGTGCGACCGAAGTGACCAGCAGTATCAAATTGTCGATTACAGGGAAGTTGGCCCAGTTTGGGTCCCGAATGATTGTAGCTGTCAATGATAAGCTGATTGAACAGTTTGTCGGCAAATTCCGTGAAGTTGCGGAAGGTGGAGGAGAGCCTGCATCAGCCCCGACACCTGCTGCACCGGTCACAGTAGCAGCGGCGCCTGTAGCAACCAGCCAACCAGCAGCAACCACAGCAACCCCAACGAGTGCTGCTGATCCTGCTTTGGAAGGCCGTGTTGCCGAACTGGAAGCTACCATGAAACGACTGGAAACCCAGATTCGAGTCATGCAGACCCAACTGAATGCGGAGGAGCCTGAACCTGTCAACGGACTACAACTGGTTGGTTCAGCTCTCAAGGGAATGTTCGGAAAGAAATAA
- a CDS encoding MoxR family ATPase: MQQEQLQRLQQLLGEQDYIADRSIVMSVYLAMTLRKPLLIEGPAGVGKTEIAKVMARALDTDLIRLQCYEGLDANMALYEWNYQRQLLHLKLDENSTRSLEDREASIFGEQFLLKRPLLQALTHPKAPVLLIDELDRADEEFEAFLLEILSEWQITIPEIGSIRAEEPPYVILTGNRTRELSDAVRRRCFYLWIDYPPYEKELSIVRNKVPDVDAELAGQMCRFMELVRQQKLEKIPGVAETLDWARALAALHQDHLEPSMVEETLGLIFKDRNDVRLVRESLTDFLGRLGIQAKEMKTAEESPTAAN, encoded by the coding sequence ATGCAACAAGAGCAACTGCAACGCCTGCAGCAATTACTGGGAGAACAAGACTATATTGCAGATCGAAGCATTGTGATGTCTGTGTACTTGGCGATGACGCTTCGCAAACCCCTGCTGATCGAAGGACCAGCGGGTGTCGGTAAAACAGAGATCGCCAAGGTGATGGCTCGAGCGCTGGATACAGACTTGATCCGCCTTCAGTGCTATGAGGGTCTGGATGCCAATATGGCCCTCTATGAGTGGAACTATCAGCGTCAATTGCTGCACCTAAAACTGGATGAAAACAGCACTCGCTCTCTTGAAGATCGAGAGGCTTCTATTTTTGGTGAGCAGTTCTTGCTCAAACGGCCGCTGCTACAGGCACTGACTCATCCAAAAGCACCAGTTTTGTTGATTGACGAGCTGGATCGGGCTGATGAGGAATTTGAAGCCTTCTTGCTGGAAATACTCTCCGAATGGCAAATTACAATTCCAGAGATTGGTAGCATTCGCGCTGAAGAACCACCCTACGTAATCCTGACGGGGAACCGCACCCGGGAACTCTCCGACGCAGTACGGCGACGTTGTTTTTATCTTTGGATTGATTACCCACCGTACGAGAAAGAGCTCTCGATTGTTCGTAACAAGGTACCTGATGTTGACGCAGAACTAGCAGGACAGATGTGTCGTTTCATGGAACTTGTGCGTCAGCAAAAACTGGAAAAAATCCCAGGGGTAGCGGAGACTCTGGATTGGGCCAGGGCCTTGGCAGCCTTACACCAAGATCACCTTGAGCCAAGCATGGTAGAGGAAACGCTGGGGCTAATCTTCAAGGACCGTAACGATGTCCGCCTGGTACGGGAGTCGCTCACAGATTTCCTCGGGCGCTTGGGCATCCAGGCCAAGGAGATGAAAACGGCAGAGGAGTCTCCAACGGCCGCGAACTGA